A window of Thermosynechococcus sp. NK55a contains these coding sequences:
- a CDS encoding metallophosphoesterase family protein: protein MDSRLILIGDVHGHYEGLCRLLDLVSPTVGDRLYFLGDLVDRGPRSAAVVELVRQCGYGALRGNHEDMMLLTFEGKQINPARLLVWSQSGGDETLASYTSTELLWEHLDWLHTVPLYQDLGNVFIVHAGLNPALPLEQQTHQECCWIRESFLAHPSPYFPDKTIVVGHTITFTFPRVQAGQIVRGAGWLDIETGAYHRRSGYLTALDWTNQWVYQVNVLYGGTRQGELDTFLVDLAKLSWNRG from the coding sequence GTGGACAGCCGCCTCATCCTAATTGGGGATGTGCATGGTCACTACGAGGGTCTGTGCCGTTTGCTGGATCTCGTTTCCCCCACAGTGGGCGATCGCCTCTACTTCCTTGGTGACCTTGTGGATCGAGGCCCCAGGAGTGCGGCCGTAGTTGAATTGGTGCGACAGTGTGGCTATGGTGCCCTACGGGGTAACCATGAGGATATGATGCTTCTCACCTTTGAGGGCAAACAAATCAATCCGGCACGACTCTTGGTTTGGTCCCAAAGTGGTGGAGATGAGACGCTTGCCAGCTACACCTCCACAGAGTTGCTTTGGGAACACTTGGATTGGCTGCACACGGTGCCCCTCTATCAAGATTTAGGGAATGTGTTTATTGTCCATGCGGGGCTGAATCCGGCATTGCCCCTAGAACAGCAAACTCATCAAGAGTGTTGCTGGATTCGCGAGTCCTTTTTGGCTCACCCCAGCCCCTACTTTCCAGATAAAACTATTGTGGTCGGACACACCATTACCTTTACGTTTCCCAGGGTTCAAGCAGGACAAATTGTGCGGGGTGCCGGTTGGCTAGACATTGAAACCGGTGCTTACCATCGCCGCAGTGGCTACCTGACGGCCCTCGACTGGACCAATCAATGGGTCTATCAAGTGAATGTGCTCTACGGTGGTACTCGCCAGGGGGAACTGGACACATTTCTTGTCGATTTGGCAAAGTTGTCTTGGAATAGGGGCTAG
- a CDS encoding Mrp/NBP35 family ATP-binding protein, giving the protein MSAPLTVESVLAALRPVEDPELRRSLVELNMIRDVAIEDGTVRFTLVLTTPACPLREFIVEDCKKAVFALPGVMDVQVAVTAETPQQKSLPDRTNVPGVKNIIAVSSGKGGVGKSTVAVNLALALAQAGAAVGIIDADIYGPNVPTMLGLEEAIVEVRKEARGDVLLPPVAHGLKVVSMAFLIDRDQPVIWRGPMLNGIIRQFLYQSNWGALDYLIVDLPPGTGDAQLTLAQAVPMAGVVIVTTPQPVALGDARRGLRMFQQLGVTVLGLVENMSYFIPPDLPNRRYDIFGSGGGEALAAEMGVPLLGQIPLELPVREGGDLGQPILIADPQSAAAQALRAIAQQVAARVSVAALSSVG; this is encoded by the coding sequence ATGAGCGCCCCCCTAACCGTTGAATCTGTTTTAGCAGCACTGCGCCCCGTTGAAGATCCGGAACTGCGGCGATCGCTGGTGGAGTTGAACATGATCCGCGATGTCGCCATTGAGGATGGCACGGTTCGTTTTACACTGGTGCTGACAACCCCCGCCTGCCCCCTACGGGAATTCATTGTCGAAGATTGCAAAAAGGCCGTCTTTGCCCTACCGGGGGTAATGGATGTGCAAGTGGCAGTGACCGCTGAAACGCCCCAGCAAAAAAGTCTGCCCGATCGTACCAATGTACCGGGGGTCAAAAATATTATTGCTGTCTCCAGTGGTAAAGGAGGAGTTGGCAAAAGCACCGTTGCTGTGAATTTAGCCCTGGCCCTTGCCCAAGCGGGGGCTGCCGTCGGCATTATTGATGCCGATATCTATGGACCCAATGTCCCCACGATGCTGGGGCTAGAGGAGGCCATTGTCGAAGTGCGCAAGGAAGCAAGAGGCGATGTCCTGTTACCCCCAGTGGCCCACGGCTTGAAAGTGGTCTCCATGGCCTTCCTAATTGATCGCGATCAGCCAGTCATTTGGCGTGGTCCCATGCTCAACGGCATTATTCGCCAATTTCTCTACCAAAGTAATTGGGGGGCATTGGACTATCTGATTGTGGATTTGCCCCCGGGCACTGGGGATGCCCAACTCACCCTGGCTCAAGCGGTGCCCATGGCGGGTGTGGTGATTGTAACAACGCCCCAACCCGTTGCCCTTGGGGATGCGCGGCGGGGATTGCGGATGTTTCAGCAGTTGGGGGTAACGGTCCTGGGGTTAGTGGAAAATATGAGTTACTTTATTCCCCCTGATCTGCCCAATCGTCGCTATGACATTTTTGGCAGTGGCGGTGGCGAAGCCTTGGCAGCGGAAATGGGTGTGCCGCTTTTGGGACAGATACCCTTGGAATTGCCCGTGCGGGAAGGGGGGGATTTGGGTCAACCGATTCTGATTGCGGATCCGCAGTCGGCTGCCGCTCAAGCGCTGCGGGCGATCGCCCAACAGGTGGCAGCACGAGTCTCTGTGGCTGCCCTGAGCTCTGTGGGATGA
- the lspA gene encoding signal peptidase II: MNSQRLKIKNFLFWWVAGLALASDRLTKAWIVATYALTVPPQTTPIIPGVFHITYVTNTGAAFSLFANGSLWLRWLSLIVSLGLITWAILGPRLDRWQQVGYGCLLGGALGNGIDRLLTGEVVDFLDFRWIQFPVFNVADIAINIGIVCLLWSASHQR, from the coding sequence ATGAACAGTCAGCGGTTGAAGATCAAGAACTTCCTCTTTTGGTGGGTCGCTGGTCTCGCCTTAGCTAGCGATCGCCTGACCAAAGCATGGATTGTGGCCACCTATGCCCTCACAGTGCCGCCGCAAACAACGCCCATTATCCCGGGTGTCTTTCACATTACCTACGTTACGAATACTGGGGCAGCCTTTAGCCTCTTTGCCAATGGCAGTCTCTGGTTGCGCTGGCTGTCCCTCATTGTTAGCTTGGGGCTGATCACTTGGGCAATTCTAGGTCCGCGGTTAGATCGCTGGCAGCAGGTGGGCTATGGTTGTTTACTGGGTGGCGCCTTGGGCAATGGCATTGATCGCTTGCTCACGGGTGAGGTGGTTGACTTCTTGGATTTTCGCTGGATTCAATTTCCCGTCTTTAATGTGGCAGACATTGCCATCAACATCGGCATTGTGTGTCTTTTGTGGTCCGCGTCGCACCAACGCTAG